The DNA region GGTAGACCCTCAACCGCCTGCCGACCCGCCACCCTCGACCACTGCGCGTACAACGCAGCCATCTCCAACGACTCATGCCCGAGCAGCTCCTGCACCACCCGCAGGTCATGGCACTGCGCGTACAGGTTCGTCCCGAACCAGTGGCGCAGACTGTGCGCCGAGTCCGAGACGCCCAACGACCGCAGATACCAGTTCACCCTGCGCGACACCTGCGACGGCGTGAACGGCTGGCCGTCCGACCGGACGAACAGGCGGCCCGAGCCGGGCAGTCCGGCCGCCCGCAACGCCATCAGCACCAGCGGATGGGCGGGCACGATCCGCTCCCGGCCGCCCTTGCCGCACACCCGCAGAACCGGCAGCCCACCCGAGTCGGCCACGTCGCCCCGCTCCAACCCGGCAACCTCAGCGCAGCGCAGCCCGGCGTACGCCATGAGCAGCAGCCACGCCCGCATCTGCGGGTCGGCCAGCCGCACGGCGACGTCCAGGTCGGCGTCGCCGATGGGACGTGGCAGCCCACGGCGCACCCTCGGCCGGACCACACCGACCGTCGGATCGGCCGGGC from Acidimicrobiales bacterium includes:
- a CDS encoding tyrosine-type recombinase/integrase, with protein sequence MCTSDLLVGYEQWERRRGLTVSTIERRRDTLRAWQRWLDGCPCAATNSDVEAWLDSRHDVTGRGVPSARYRRWLISTLHGFYRWAVDVGACPADPTVGVVRPRVRRGLPRPIGDADLDVAVRLADPQMRAWLLLMAYAGLRCAEVAGLERGDVADSGGLPVLRVCGKGGRERIVPAHPLVLMALRAAGLPGSGRLFVRSDGQPFTPSQVSRRVNWYLRSLGVSDSAHSLRHWFGTNLYAQCHDLRVVQELLGHESLEMAALYAQWSRVAGRQAVEGLPVRLAA